A window of the Emys orbicularis isolate rEmyOrb1 chromosome 1, rEmyOrb1.hap1, whole genome shotgun sequence genome harbors these coding sequences:
- the LOC135895335 gene encoding ecto-ADP-ribosyltransferase 5-like isoform X3, whose translation MKPLLIPLTYFCLQTWLGIPQAKCQVELSMMDDAFDDQYIGCAEEMAGIAPGLLEKEKSMSSVFSRVWEKSKQKWELVKKKIPLPTGFKDEHGRAIIAYTDDDFHSELNAAVRENGISRAHYMASFQFKAFHYYLTRASQLLRGRCDVMYKRTVYRGGSARFQHMGSGHIRFGYFASSSFDIGIAKTFGTDTLFAIHTCFGVEIRAFSRIQEEEEVLIPVHEIFNMSRGQRNNRFVLRSTNRTCSHFNCAYLGGEKNQICVDNSATRGGIAFPSFLSHLLFGGSVILVHVAAMKLFAGFSIVLFVLLTFSL comes from the exons ATGAAGCCTCTGCTGATCCCCTTGACATACTTCTGTCTTCAAACCTGGCTGGGAATCCCTCAG GCAAAATGCCAGGTGGAGCTGAGCATGATGGATGACGCTTTTGATGACCAATATATAGGATGTGCTGAAGAAATGGCTGGAATTGCACCTGGACTGCTAGAGAAAGAAAAGTCCAtgtcctcagtgtttagcagggtgtgggaaaaatcaaaacaaaaatgggaACTTGTAAAGAAAAAGATTCCTCTGCCCACAGGCTTTAAAGATGAGCATGGAAGAGCCATAATAGCCTATACTGACGATGACTTTCACAGTGAGTTGAATGCGGCAGTGAGAGAGAATGGGATATCTCGAGCTCATTACATGGCCAGTTTCCAGTTCAAAGCCTTTCATTATTACTTGACAAGAGCTTCACAGCTCTTACGAGGGAGGTGTGATGTGATGTACAAAAGGACGGTGTACCGGGGGGGTTCTGCCAGATTTCAGCACATGGGATCAGGTCACATTAGGTTTGGATACTTTGCCTCTTCGTCTTTTGATATAGGAATAGCTAAGACATTTGGTACGGACACATTGTTCGCCATCCACACATGCTTTGGTGTTGAGATCAGGGCCTTCTCACGCattcaggaggaggaagaagtgtTAATCCCAGTCCATGAAATATTCAACATGTCCCGAGGACAAAGGAATAACCGCTTTGTCCTCCGGAGCACAAACCGGACCTGCAGCCATTTTAACTGCGCATACCTGGGCG GAGAGAAGAACCAAATATGTGTTGACAACTCTG CTACCAGAGGCGGCATTGCCTTTCCCAGTTTTCTGAGCCATTTACTGTTTGGAGGATCCGTCATCCTGGTCCACGTTGCTGCTATGAAACTGTTTGCTGGTTTCTCAATTGTCCTATTCGTGTTACtcactttttctctctaa
- the LOC135895335 gene encoding ecto-ADP-ribosyltransferase 5-like isoform X2: protein MKPLLIPLTYFCLQTWLGIPQAKCQVELSMMDDAFDDQYIGCAEEMAGIAPGLLEKEKSMSSVFSRVWEKSKQKWELVKKKIPLPTGFKDEHGRAIIAYTDDDFHSELNAAVRENGISRAHYMASFQFKAFHYYLTRASQLLRGRCDVMYKRTVYRGGSARFQHMGSGHIRFGYFASSSFDIGIAKTFGTDTLFAIHTCFGVEIRAFSRIQEEEEVLIPVHEIFNMSRGQRNNRFVLRSTNRTCSHFNCAYLGGEKNQICVDNSGKKETFCFHCFDNNFPSVLKCRAQSNPTRQTCHIQGNNLRKKWDELHVLSIYPGSRRELMTSI from the exons ATGAAGCCTCTGCTGATCCCCTTGACATACTTCTGTCTTCAAACCTGGCTGGGAATCCCTCAG GCAAAATGCCAGGTGGAGCTGAGCATGATGGATGACGCTTTTGATGACCAATATATAGGATGTGCTGAAGAAATGGCTGGAATTGCACCTGGACTGCTAGAGAAAGAAAAGTCCAtgtcctcagtgtttagcagggtgtgggaaaaatcaaaacaaaaatgggaACTTGTAAAGAAAAAGATTCCTCTGCCCACAGGCTTTAAAGATGAGCATGGAAGAGCCATAATAGCCTATACTGACGATGACTTTCACAGTGAGTTGAATGCGGCAGTGAGAGAGAATGGGATATCTCGAGCTCATTACATGGCCAGTTTCCAGTTCAAAGCCTTTCATTATTACTTGACAAGAGCTTCACAGCTCTTACGAGGGAGGTGTGATGTGATGTACAAAAGGACGGTGTACCGGGGGGGTTCTGCCAGATTTCAGCACATGGGATCAGGTCACATTAGGTTTGGATACTTTGCCTCTTCGTCTTTTGATATAGGAATAGCTAAGACATTTGGTACGGACACATTGTTCGCCATCCACACATGCTTTGGTGTTGAGATCAGGGCCTTCTCACGCattcaggaggaggaagaagtgtTAATCCCAGTCCATGAAATATTCAACATGTCCCGAGGACAAAGGAATAACCGCTTTGTCCTCCGGAGCACAAACCGGACCTGCAGCCATTTTAACTGCGCATACCTGGGCG GAGAGAAGAACCAAATATGTGTTGACAACTCTGGtaagaaagaaacattttgttttcattgttttgACAATAACTTTCCCTCTGTATTGAAGTGCAGAGCACAGAGCAACCCCACCAGGCAAACATGTCATATACAGGGAAACAACTTGAGAAAAAAGTGGGATGAACTGCACGTTCTGTCTATTTATCCAGGTTCTCGTAGGGAGCTCATgactagtatctga
- the LOC135895335 gene encoding ecto-ADP-ribosyltransferase 5-like isoform X1 — protein sequence MKPLLIPLTYFCLQTWLGIPQAKCQVELSMMDDAFDDQYIGCAEEMAGIAPGLLEKEKSMSSVFSRVWEKSKQKWELVKKKIPLPTGFKDEHGRAIIAYTDDDFHSELNAAVRENGISRAHYMASFQFKAFHYYLTRASQLLRGRCDVMYKRTVYRGGSARFQHMGSGHIRFGYFASSSFDIGIAKTFGTDTLFAIHTCFGVEIRAFSRIQEEEEVLIPVHEIFNMSRGQRNNRFVLRSTNRTCSHFNCAYLGGEYWAEHEKYLCGAIFCGEFENPTSGRADERDAELGTCHQGWGRQAATTLAAREGSGWGGWTLGPTRSLRKEKLSRHPRHQVFCFEQGVGLDTSRDLFQP from the exons ATGAAGCCTCTGCTGATCCCCTTGACATACTTCTGTCTTCAAACCTGGCTGGGAATCCCTCAG GCAAAATGCCAGGTGGAGCTGAGCATGATGGATGACGCTTTTGATGACCAATATATAGGATGTGCTGAAGAAATGGCTGGAATTGCACCTGGACTGCTAGAGAAAGAAAAGTCCAtgtcctcagtgtttagcagggtgtgggaaaaatcaaaacaaaaatgggaACTTGTAAAGAAAAAGATTCCTCTGCCCACAGGCTTTAAAGATGAGCATGGAAGAGCCATAATAGCCTATACTGACGATGACTTTCACAGTGAGTTGAATGCGGCAGTGAGAGAGAATGGGATATCTCGAGCTCATTACATGGCCAGTTTCCAGTTCAAAGCCTTTCATTATTACTTGACAAGAGCTTCACAGCTCTTACGAGGGAGGTGTGATGTGATGTACAAAAGGACGGTGTACCGGGGGGGTTCTGCCAGATTTCAGCACATGGGATCAGGTCACATTAGGTTTGGATACTTTGCCTCTTCGTCTTTTGATATAGGAATAGCTAAGACATTTGGTACGGACACATTGTTCGCCATCCACACATGCTTTGGTGTTGAGATCAGGGCCTTCTCACGCattcaggaggaggaagaagtgtTAATCCCAGTCCATGAAATATTCAACATGTCCCGAGGACAAAGGAATAACCGCTTTGTCCTCCGGAGCACAAACCGGACCTGCAGCCATTTTAACTGCGCATACCTGGGCGGTGAGTACTGGGCTGAACACGAGAAATATTTGTGTGGGGCTATTTTCTGTGGAGAATTTGAAAACCCCACTTCAGGGAGAGCTGATGAGAGGGACGCTGAGTTGGGGACTTGccaccagggctgggggagacagGCTGCCACGACTCTTGCTGCCAGAGAGGGCTCGGGCTGGGGTGGGTGGACACTGGGTCCCACTCGCTCACTGAGGAAAGAGAAGCTGTCTAGACACCCACGACACCAAgtgttctgctttgagcagggagttggactagatacctcaagagatctcttccaaccctga